The genomic region TCCGGTCTGGCGGAAACCGCGCTGCAGCGCAATCTCGAGCGCTGGAAAGCGCAGTTGCAGCAACCCGTCGGCACCCCAACAAAGTAGGGATTTTCAGTGACTATTCGACCTCTTTTCGCGGCCCTCGCCGTTGTAGCTCTGGCGGGATGTGCAGCCGATCCTGCGCCGAATGAACAAATGCGCCTGACCCAGCAAGCCCTGGAGCAAGCCAACGCCGTGGGCGCCGTCGCCGATGACTCGCCCGAGCTGAAGCTGGCTGAAGGCAAGTTCACCCAGGCCAAGGCCGACATGGCCGATGAATCCTACAAGGACGCCCGCATGCAGGCTGAAGAAGCCGAGCTGGACGCCCGCCTGGCGGAAGCGCGGGTGCTGACCCGCAAAAGCCAGGAGCAACTGAACGTGCTCAACACCCGTATCACCCGCCTGCGCAAGCAGTTGCAGTTGGGAGACGCCCAATGAGCCCGTTGATTCGTGGGTTGAGCTGTGTGGTGTTGCTGGGCAGTGCCCTCGGTGGTTGTGCGACCCATCCCGACAGTAACCTCGCCTTGCAACAGGCGAGCAGTGACTTTCAGAAGGTCAAGGAAGACTCGAATGTGCTGCGTATCGCGCCCAAAGACGTGATACGTGCGGGTGAGTCCCTGGCCCGGGCCGACCGTTTCTCCAGCTTCTGGGGCAGCGGCGCCGATGTGGCGCATTACGCCTACCTGAGCCAGCGCTACAGCGCGATTGCCCGGGAACACACCGAGCAGGCACTCAATCAGGAGCGTGGGGTCAAGCTGGAGCTGGAACGCCAGCGTCTGCAGCTGGCCCTGCGTGAAGCCAAGCTGGCCAGCGTGCAGCAACAGGGCAAATGGATTGAGGCGCAGATTTCCAGTCTGACCACCGTCCAGCCTGATCGCGGGCTGGTGATGACGCTGGGTGACGTGCTGTTCGACACTGGCGAGGCAGAGCTGCAAAACTCGGCCAACCGCACGGTGCTCAAAGTCGTACAGTTCCTGCAGTTGAACCCCAAGCGCGTGGTGCGTATCGAGGGTTACACCGACAATACCGGTGGCGAGCAGGAAAACCTCAAACTGTCTCGGGACCGCGCCCAAGCGGTGGCCGATGTACTGAGCGACCTGGGTATCGATGAAAAACGCATTCAGGTCGAAGGCTACGGCGATCAGTACCCGGTTGACGTCAACGCTTCGGAGCGTGGCCGGGCGCAGAACCGTCGGGTAGAAATAGTGTTCTCCGACGAGAAAGGCCAACTGGGCGCTGCTCGCTAAACCAGGTACTCAAGCTCAAAGGTGATCCTGTAGGAGCTGTCGAGCCCCAGCGAGGCTGCGATAGTATCGCCTCGGTGAACCTGCGAGACCTCAGTTCCTGCATCGCAGCCTGGCTTGGTGCTCGACAGCTCCCATAAAAGCCCGATCAGTGATCGGGTTTTTTGTGCCCGCCATTCAGTTCACCACCCTTACAGTTTTTTCTATCACTGCCGCCCACGCTCGACTATTGTGGCAACTGTCCCCGTACACTTCTAAACTGTGCCGGTATGTTTCACACAAAAATAAAATACCCGTGAAATCGAGTGCTGCGTCATGACCAATCTGTTGCTTTACCAACGTATCGCCCAGCAACTGGCTGAGGATATCCGCCGCGGTGTCTATCAACCGGGCGAGCGCGTGCCTTCGGTGCGCAAAATGAGCTCCCAGCTCAATGTCAGCCACGCCACCGTGTTGCAGGCCTACGCGAACCTGGAAGACCAGGGGTTGATTCGCGCGCGGCCGCAGTCCGGGTATTACGTGCACCAGACGCCGGCGCTCACCGCGCCTACGCCGGATATTGCCCGGGTCGAGCGTCCAGGGTTGGTCACCCGCAGCAGCATCATTCAACAGGTGTTGGTCGAATCCCGTCGCGAAGGCGTGTTCCCGCTGGGGGCTGCCGTGCCGAGTGTCGACTACTTGCCGGTGCGTGCACTGCACCAGCAACTGGCCAAGGTCACGCGCTTCCAGAGCCCGCGGGCGTTCAGCTACATGTTCAGCCCGGGTTTTGAACCGCTGCGGCGCCAGGTGGCGATCCGTATGCGGGATGCCGGGGTGGTGGTCGATCCGTCCGAAGTGGTGATCACCCACGGGTGTGTCGACGCGTTGCAGATGTCGCTACGGGTCCTGACCCGTCCCGGCGACTTGATCGCCGCCGAATCGCCGACCTATTACGGCTTGCTGCAACTGGCGGATTTGCTCGGCCTGAAGGTCATCGAAATTCCCAGCGACCCGGCCACCGGCATGAGCCTGGAGGCCCTGCAACTGGCGGCCAACCAATGGTCGATCAAGGCCCTGGTGCTGACCACGCGCCTGAGCAATCCCCTGGGCGGCACCATGCCCGAAGAGCGGCAGAAACAGTTGCTGCGCTTGGCGTCGGATTTCGATATCCAGGTCGTCGAGGACGATATCTACGGCGAACTGATGTTCGAACTGGGTCGCACCAAGGCGCTCAAAGCCTACGACCGCCTGGACCGTGTCATCTATTGCTCCAGTTTTTCCAAGACCTTGTCACCGGGCATCCGCATCGGCTGGATGATCGCCGGCAAGTACCAGCAGGAAATCCAGCGCCTGCAAATGTTCAGCACCCATTCGGCCTGCAGCGTGACCCAGATGGGCACGGCGGCGTACCTGGAAAACGGCGGTTACGACCGGCACTTGCGCTATATCCGCCAGGAGTATCGCAAGAACCTCAGCGCGTTCCAGCTGGCAGTGCAACAGTATTTCCCCGAAGGCACCCAGATGACCCGGCCGACCGGCGGTTTTATCCTGTGGGTCAGTTTGCCGGGACGGGTCAATACCCAGGAACTGCACGTGCGTGCCTTGCAGCAAGGCATCAGCATTGCACCGGGGCTGATCTTCAGTAATACAGAACAGTTCAACCACTGTATTCGCCTGAACTGCGGCACGCCGTGGAACCGCGAGGCGGAGCGCGCGCTGATGACCCTCGGCATGCTGGCGAGCCAGTTGTGCCAGGAGACTGCGGCGGGTTTCTGAGGCATGGAAAGGGGACACGTAGGGTAGCTGGCTAATTACCATGCTTGTCATACCGCCCTCAACAAGCGAGCATATGGCCTTCTGCCGTTAATGCTGCTGGCGATATGACTTATACCTTTCCTGCTGCGCTGCTGATCTGCGTGTTAAGCCTGTGTAACGCTGGCGCCGTCCTGGCGGCTCCCGCCGGTGAAACAGCCCCTGCTGCCAGCACCCAGCAGAAGGCACCGGCGAAGAAAGCCGCTGCGGTAAAGAAGACACCGGTGGCGAAGAAAGCACCCGTCAAGAAAGCAGCACCGGCTAAAAAGCGTGCGCCTATTGCCAGCAAGTCAAAATCAGCCCACGAAGTGGCCAAGACTCAATTGCCGCCTGCGGAACTGGATTTGAGCCTGCCGTCGAACATGGTTCGCCACCTGCAACCTCTCGGCACCATGCCGCAGCCGAAGAATGTGCCGCTGCTGCCGCCGATGTTTGCCGAGAAACCCACCGATAACAGCGCGTTCCAGATCAACGGGCGCCTGCTCAGCAATGAAATGCAGCTGCAACTGCGCAACGAAGAACGTCGCGAGGTAGAAGGCGCGGCGCTGGATTTCCAGTTCAAGCAATAAACCCGACGACTGAAAGTGACGCGTCCCCCTGACCTTCTGTCGCAGACTGGCCAGTCACTTTTGTTTTCGGTGAAAAACCCCTATTAGGCCAATTTAAAACGTCTGTTTAAGCGCGTAGTCTTACGTGGCCATCAACATTGAGTTGTCGAGGATCTGTTCGTCATGAAATGCCGTGAAGGCTGTGGCGCTTGCTGCATTGCCCCATCCATCAGTTCTCCGTTGCCGGGGATGCCTGCCGGCAAACCGGCGGGCGAACGCTGCCTGCATCTTTCGGTCGAACAACTGTGCCAGTTGTTTGGCCAGCCAGAGCGGCCGGCGGTGTGCAGTTCGTTCCAGCCGGATATCGAAGTGTGTGGCAACAGCCAGGCAGAAGCGATCAAGTTGATCGGCTGGTGGGAACAGATGACCGCGGCTTAGTGGGCTGTTCAAAGTACTGAACTTCAACAATAAGGAATAAGACCATGGGTTCACTGAAACGAATTGCTGTGTTGTGCGGTTTTACCGTGATGTTTGCTGCCGCAGCGCACGCTGAAGACTGGCAGACTGCCAAGGATGAAGACGGCATCAAAGTGTCGTTGAGTGAAATTGCCGGCTCCAAATACAAGGCTTATCGCGGTGTGACCACCATCAAGGCACCGCTGGCCAAGATCCAGGCGTTGCAGGAAGACGTGGCCGGGGCCTGTTCCTGGATCCACGAATGCAAATCGCAAAAACTGCTTAAGCAAGAAGGTGACAAGAGCTGGACCTACACCCAGTTCAAGGCCCCGTTCCCGGTCACCGACCGTGACTCGATCCTGGAAATCACCACCACCAAGGCCGCCGACGGCAGCGTGACCCGCAAGCTGTTGGAAGTGCCGACCTACCAGCCCGAAGTCAAAGGCTATGTGCGCGTAGCCCAGGTTGACGGTTACTGGAAGCTGGTGCCTAAAGGCGACAACCTGACCGAAGTGACCTATCAGGTGCACACCGAGCCAGGTGGCAGCGTGCCGTCGTGGTTGGCCAACAAGTTTGTGGTGGACGCACCGTTCAACACCTTGAAAGCCCTGAAAGAACACGCTGAAAAGTAACTGCAGTTGATCAGGTGCCTCCTGCCTTGAGTGGAACGATTTCCAAGCCCTCAAGGTCCAGATAGATGTAAGCCCACCCATGGGTTTTATCGAGGAGGCTCTGATGCCAAAGTGGAACGTTTCCTTCACTGATGATCATGGTGAGTCGGTAGTCGAGCAATTCGAATGCGAGCAAAAACCGACCCTTGAAGAGGCTGCGCGCCTGGTTCGCGCTCGCGTATCTCCGGTGCTGAAGGAATTGGATCTCAACGATCTCGAGGGGCGTGTTGCCGAGCCCACGGTGAAGATCCTGAAAGATCAAAACAGCATTAAAGACCTCAAGGTCGACCCCGCCGCCTGAACATTCCCTGTACACCCTTAAACAGACTCTGGTGGAGCTGAAAGCTTCGCGCTACTCTGCAATGGAGATCAGCGAATGAATCGCTAAGGTCTGGTCTTGTCAGCTACATGCTTGTCTCCCAGCGGCGACTTCATTGCCGTAACACCCGCGCCCTTGCAGCGCGGGCCTTGGGAAGCACGGAAAGTCTATCCATCGGTGTGAGGAGGACGTTTCATGAGCACAGCCTATCAAGAAGACATCAGCACCAACGTGTTGCGCCGCATGAAAGAGGGCGGCTTTGACTTCTCACGTTTCCACCCCATTGAGTTCTACGCCATTTTCCCGGATGAGGAACGTGCGCGCCGGGCTGCGGGTCGGTTTCGTGGGGAATCCCTGAATGCCCAGGTCAGCGCGCGGGATGACGGCGCCTGGTACCTGGAACTGAGCAAAATCATGTTCGCCACCTACGACGGCATAGGAGACTTCGAGCAGGACTTTGAGGCAGTGGTCGAGCCTTTGGGCGGGATCATTGAGGGATGGGGCGTGAAACAGGAGGTGCGTGGGTTACCCATGTAGCGGCATGAGCAACAACACAGCGTATCGGCTGACCTTTGGGTCGGCCGTTTTTGTTTCTGGCTTGGGAAAAATCCGGCTCAAAAAAAACCACCCGAGCAGGGTGGTCAAAGGGAAGATCGGAGCGAAGGGGAACCGATCGGTACATGCCGTATCACGTTACCCATCAAGCAAAGGTTCAGGCTGTAGGACATGTCCTGTTCAGCCGATGGAGGTGATTATCCGCAGGGTTTGCCGCGCGGTGAAATCAACTCTGACTATGCTGGTGATAGTCA from Pseudomonas yamanorum harbors:
- a CDS encoding DUF4398 domain-containing protein, with the translated sequence MTIRPLFAALAVVALAGCAADPAPNEQMRLTQQALEQANAVGAVADDSPELKLAEGKFTQAKADMADESYKDARMQAEEAELDARLAEARVLTRKSQEQLNVLNTRITRLRKQLQLGDAQ
- a CDS encoding OmpA family protein — translated: MSPLIRGLSCVVLLGSALGGCATHPDSNLALQQASSDFQKVKEDSNVLRIAPKDVIRAGESLARADRFSSFWGSGADVAHYAYLSQRYSAIAREHTEQALNQERGVKLELERQRLQLALREAKLASVQQQGKWIEAQISSLTTVQPDRGLVMTLGDVLFDTGEAELQNSANRTVLKVVQFLQLNPKRVVRIEGYTDNTGGEQENLKLSRDRAQAVADVLSDLGIDEKRIQVEGYGDQYPVDVNASERGRAQNRRVEIVFSDEKGQLGAAR
- a CDS encoding aminotransferase-like domain-containing protein, with protein sequence MTNLLLYQRIAQQLAEDIRRGVYQPGERVPSVRKMSSQLNVSHATVLQAYANLEDQGLIRARPQSGYYVHQTPALTAPTPDIARVERPGLVTRSSIIQQVLVESRREGVFPLGAAVPSVDYLPVRALHQQLAKVTRFQSPRAFSYMFSPGFEPLRRQVAIRMRDAGVVVDPSEVVITHGCVDALQMSLRVLTRPGDLIAAESPTYYGLLQLADLLGLKVIEIPSDPATGMSLEALQLAANQWSIKALVLTTRLSNPLGGTMPEERQKQLLRLASDFDIQVVEDDIYGELMFELGRTKALKAYDRLDRVIYCSSFSKTLSPGIRIGWMIAGKYQQEIQRLQMFSTHSACSVTQMGTAAYLENGGYDRHLRYIRQEYRKNLSAFQLAVQQYFPEGTQMTRPTGGFILWVSLPGRVNTQELHVRALQQGISIAPGLIFSNTEQFNHCIRLNCGTPWNREAERALMTLGMLASQLCQETAAGF
- a CDS encoding translation initiation factor 2, with the protein product MTYTFPAALLICVLSLCNAGAVLAAPAGETAPAASTQQKAPAKKAAAVKKTPVAKKAPVKKAAPAKKRAPIASKSKSAHEVAKTQLPPAELDLSLPSNMVRHLQPLGTMPQPKNVPLLPPMFAEKPTDNSAFQINGRLLSNEMQLQLRNEERREVEGAALDFQFKQ
- a CDS encoding YkgJ family cysteine cluster protein, whose translation is MKCREGCGACCIAPSISSPLPGMPAGKPAGERCLHLSVEQLCQLFGQPERPAVCSSFQPDIEVCGNSQAEAIKLIGWWEQMTAA
- a CDS encoding START domain-containing protein; this encodes MGSLKRIAVLCGFTVMFAAAAHAEDWQTAKDEDGIKVSLSEIAGSKYKAYRGVTTIKAPLAKIQALQEDVAGACSWIHECKSQKLLKQEGDKSWTYTQFKAPFPVTDRDSILEITTTKAADGSVTRKLLEVPTYQPEVKGYVRVAQVDGYWKLVPKGDNLTEVTYQVHTEPGGSVPSWLANKFVVDAPFNTLKALKEHAEK
- a CDS encoding ribonuclease E inhibitor RraB gives rise to the protein MSTAYQEDISTNVLRRMKEGGFDFSRFHPIEFYAIFPDEERARRAAGRFRGESLNAQVSARDDGAWYLELSKIMFATYDGIGDFEQDFEAVVEPLGGIIEGWGVKQEVRGLPM